The Brachionichthys hirsutus isolate HB-005 chromosome 8, CSIRO-AGI_Bhir_v1, whole genome shotgun sequence genome contains a region encoding:
- the LOC137898629 gene encoding single-strand selective monofunctional uracil DNA glycosylase-like — protein MNPGPYGMAQTGVPFGEVKSVVDWLRISGAISRPPDEHPKRRIAGLACAQSEVSGARFWGFFRSLCGEPAQFFKHCFVHNLCPLMFMGASGKNLTPPELLAAERDALLKLCDVALCQVVRALGVSMVIGVGRVAEQRARRALAADGVGGVRVEGIMHPSPRNPRANKGWAEIARAKLSELGVVSLLSDGSG, from the exons ATGAATCCAGGGCCTTACGGGATGGCGCAGACGGGG GTTCCCTTTGGTGAAGTTAAGTCCGTCGTCGACTGGCTGCGGATCTCCGGAGCGATCAGCCGGCCTCCCGATGAGCATCCGAAGCGGCGGATCGCAGGACTGGCGTGCGCTCAGAGCGAAGTGAGCGGCGCTCGCTTCTGGGGCTTCTTCAGGAGCCTGTGTGGCGAACCAGCGCAGTTTTTCAAACACTGCTTTGTGCACAATCTGTGTCCGCTCATGTTCATGGGCGCGAGCGGGAAGAATCTAACGCCGCCCGAGTTGCTTGCAGCCGAGCGGGACGCCCTCCTGAAACTGTGCGACGTCGCACTTTGCCAGGTGGTGAGGGCTCTGGGCGTATCCATGGTGATCGGGGTGGGAAGGGTTGCAGAGCAACGGGCCAGGCGGGCCCTGGCTGCCGACGGCGTCGGCGGCGTACGGGTCGAAGGCATCATGCATCCTTCGCCGAGGAACCCTCGAGCCAATAAGGGCTGGGCGGAAATCGCTCGAGCGAAACTCTCAGAGCTCGGTGTCGTGTCCCTGCTGAGCGACGGATCAGGATGA
- the LOC137898748 gene encoding calcium-binding and coiled-coil domain-containing protein 1-like, with protein MDEQPAVVFRNVGQHYFPQTRVECHYSLSQSHRWSSSDWIGIFEVGWSSVERYYTYTWALVPEGHADGADANCCVIFHASYLPRPSAAEYEFMYVDKTGQVCARSRPFVFCAPKPLEELETLKEERDEDDDDEEELLLVIPKAQLLQRRLEESWEKQEEMQKALDATRKEMEDGEEKRKKEKREWEFERGALKEEISELGDNVRQNYQSLKKIEGKHKDVKYSKENLSWELSKRMAEKAESLQQIRDLEENVEMLTEREKDGNAELERLKERVKKLSCQMKHDDEKRKSLQVENDSALVELQELQQRLDASERAAESLRRELRELGARQGHTHTELHQARLQVAQLTLRLSEENLLLQEEHANWAREREASKHAAETEKKKWQELICEAQRTEEWLQEERTEREKLEVELGNERDSNRLLLEELQEARSSLRRAQRERDEQQGRSQELVGYVLQLEQRSGLAPGAGSSDDVPACVFTGSSSEDDDDTSSASPRSSRFLLFPSTGGDSPAPDTQDVRTPPREDGAGKGTRLILPETAGPVLSERMDSPMW; from the exons ATGGACGAGCAGCCCGCTGTGGTGTTTCGAAATGTGGGGCAACATTACTTCCCCCAAACCAGAGTGGAGTGCCATTACAGTCTGAGCCAATCCCACCGGTGGAGCAGCAGCGACTGGATCGGCATCTTTGAG GTGGGCTGGTCGTCGGTGGAGCGGTATTACACGTACACGTGGGCTCTGGTTCCCGAAGGCCACGCTGACGGCGCCGACGCCAACTGCTGTGTGATATTCCACG CGTCCTACTTGCCCCGCCCCAGTGCCGCGGAGTACGAGTTCATGTACGTGGATAAGACGGGGCAGGTGTGCGCCCGGAGTCGCCCCTTCGTCTTCTGCGCTCCGAagccgctggaggagctggagactCTGAAAGAGGAGCGGGATGAGGAcgacgatgatgaggaggagctgctcctcgtCATCCCGAAGGCCCAGCTTCTGCAG CGCCGGCTGGAGGAGAGCTGGGAAAAGCAAGAGGAGATGCAGAAGGCTCTGGACGCCACCAGGAAAGAGATGGAGGAcggggaagagaaaagaaagaaggaaaagagggAGTGGGAGTTTGAAAGGGGAGCATTGAAGGAGGAGATCTCAGAACTCGGAGACAACGTGAGACAAAACTATCAGTCCTTGAAGAAGATCGAGGGGAAACACAAG GATGTGAAATATAGTAAGGAAAATCTGTCCTGGGAACTGAGCAAACGAATGGCAGAAAAAGCTGAGAGTCTGCAGCAGATCCGAGACCTGGAGGAGAACGTGGAGATGCTGACCGAGCGGGAGAAAGACGGAAACGCGGAGCTGGAGAG GTTGAAGGAGAGAGTGAAGAAATTATCTTGTCAGATGAAACACGACGATGAGAAGAGAAAGTCTTTGCAG gTGGAGAATGACTCTGCTctggtggagctgcaggagctgcagcagcgtttGGATGCCAGTGAACGTGCAGCCGAAAGCCTCCGCAGGGAGCTGAGGGAGCTGGGAGCCCGTCAGGGTCACACCCACACCGAACTCCACCAGGCCCGGCTCCAAGTGGCCCAGCTGACCCTCCGCCTATCCGAGGAGAATctgctcctccaggaggagcATGCCAACTGGGCCCGGGAAAGAGAAGCGAGCAAACACGCAGCGGAG actgagaaaaagaaatggcaaGAATTGATCTGCGAGGCGCAAAGGACGGAGGAGTGGCtccaggaggagaggacggagaggGAGAAGCTGGAAGTGGAGCTGGGAAACGAGAGAGACAGTAATCGA ctgctgctggaggagcttcaAGAGGCCCGATCCAGCCTGAGGAGAGCCCAGCGAGAGAGGGACGAGCAGCAG GGACGCTCACAGGAGCTGGTCGGCTacgtcctgcagctggagcagcgGTCGGGCCTCGCTCCAGGAGCCGGGTCCAGTGACGACGTTCCcgcgtgtgtct TTACCGGCTCTTCCTCTGAGGATGACGATGACACGTCCTCAGCATCTCCCAGGTCCTCCCGGTTCCTCCTTTTCCCGTCCACGGGAGGAGACTCGCCCGCCCCCGACACGCAG GATGTGAGGACACCGCCCCGTGAGGACGGCGCTGGCAAAGGGACGAGGCTGATCCTTCCAGAAACGGCCGGCCCCGTCCTGAG cgaGCGGATGGACTCTCCCATGTGGTGA